The following are encoded in a window of Pseudomonas multiresinivorans genomic DNA:
- a CDS encoding Nif3-like dinuclear metal center hexameric protein: MAIALSTLVEEADRFLDAAKIQDYCPNGLQVEGRPQVRRIVSGVTASQALLDAAVEADADVVLVHHGYFWKGEDARVVGMKQRRLKTLLSHDISLLAYHLPLDLHGEVGNNVQLGRQLGFEIEGPLEPGNPRSIVLVGSLAEPMLPSDLALHVRDVLGREPLLVDGGQPIRRIAWCTGGAQGYIDQAIAAGVDAYLTGEVSEQTVHSARENGISFIAAGHHATERYGVQALGDYLAKRFAIEHLFIDCPNPA; encoded by the coding sequence ATGGCTATCGCACTGAGCACGCTGGTCGAGGAAGCCGACCGTTTTCTGGACGCGGCGAAGATTCAGGATTACTGCCCCAACGGCCTGCAGGTCGAGGGCCGCCCGCAAGTGCGGCGCATCGTTTCCGGTGTCACCGCCAGCCAGGCGCTGCTGGATGCCGCCGTGGAAGCGGACGCCGATGTGGTGCTGGTCCACCACGGCTATTTCTGGAAGGGCGAGGATGCCCGCGTGGTGGGCATGAAGCAGCGGCGCCTGAAGACCCTGCTGAGCCATGACATCAGCCTGCTGGCCTATCACCTGCCGCTGGACCTGCACGGCGAAGTCGGCAACAACGTGCAGCTCGGTCGCCAGCTCGGTTTCGAGATCGAAGGGCCGCTTGAGCCCGGCAATCCGCGCTCCATCGTCCTGGTCGGCTCGCTGGCCGAACCCATGCTGCCGAGCGACCTGGCGCTTCACGTGCGCGACGTGCTGGGCCGCGAGCCGCTGCTGGTGGATGGCGGCCAGCCGATCCGTCGCATCGCCTGGTGCACCGGTGGCGCCCAGGGCTACATCGACCAGGCGATCGCCGCGGGCGTCGATGCTTATCTGACCGGCGAAGTCTCCGAGCAGACCGTGCACAGCGCGCGGGAGAACGGCATCAGCTTCATCGCCGCCGGCCATCACGCCACCGAGCGCTATGGCGTGCAGGCGCTGGGGGATTACCTGGCCAAGCGCTTTGCCATCGAGCACCTGTTCATCGATTGCCCGAATCCCGCCTGA
- the hisD gene encoding histidinol dehydrogenase, which produces MTAPFAIRRLNAADPDFARHLDHLLSWESVSDESVNQRVLDIIADVRKRGDAAVVEFTQRFDGVEAKSMADLILPRERLELALTRITPAQREALEVAAERVRSYHEKQKQDSWRYTEADGTVLGQQVTPLDRAGLYVPGGKASYPSSVLMNAIPAKVAGVAEVVMVVPTPRGEINEIVLAAACIAGVDRVFTIGGAQAVAALAYGTESVPQVDKVVGPGNIYVATAKRHVFGQVGIDMIAGPSEILVVCDGGTDPDWIAMDLFSQAEHDEDAQSILVSPDAAFLDKVAASIEKLLPTMERAEIIRTSLTNRGALILVADQEQACQVANRIAPEHLELSVADPESWLPKIRHAGAIFMGRYTAEALGDYCAGPNHVLPTSGTARFSSPLGVYDFQKRSSIIFCSAPGASELGKTASILARGESLTAHARSAEFRILDGKSE; this is translated from the coding sequence ATGACCGCACCCTTCGCTATCCGTCGACTCAACGCCGCCGATCCGGACTTCGCGCGTCATCTGGACCATCTGCTCTCCTGGGAAAGCGTCTCCGACGAGTCGGTGAACCAGCGCGTACTGGACATCATTGCCGACGTGCGCAAGCGCGGTGATGCCGCGGTGGTGGAGTTCACCCAGCGATTCGACGGCGTCGAAGCCAAGTCAATGGCCGACCTGATCCTGCCGCGCGAGCGCCTGGAACTGGCCCTGACCCGAATCACCCCGGCTCAGCGCGAAGCTCTGGAGGTCGCCGCCGAGCGCGTACGCAGCTACCACGAGAAGCAGAAGCAGGACTCCTGGCGTTATACCGAAGCCGACGGCACCGTGCTCGGCCAGCAGGTCACCCCGCTGGACCGCGCCGGCCTGTACGTGCCGGGCGGCAAGGCATCCTACCCGTCTTCCGTGCTGATGAACGCCATTCCGGCCAAGGTCGCCGGCGTCGCCGAAGTGGTGATGGTGGTGCCGACTCCGCGCGGGGAGATCAATGAAATCGTCCTGGCCGCCGCCTGCATCGCCGGCGTCGACCGCGTCTTCACCATCGGCGGTGCGCAGGCCGTGGCCGCGCTGGCCTATGGCACCGAGAGCGTGCCGCAGGTGGACAAGGTCGTCGGTCCGGGCAACATCTACGTCGCCACCGCCAAGCGCCACGTATTCGGCCAGGTCGGCATCGACATGATCGCCGGCCCGTCGGAAATCCTCGTGGTCTGTGATGGCGGCACCGATCCGGACTGGATCGCCATGGACCTGTTCTCCCAGGCCGAGCACGACGAGGACGCCCAGTCGATCCTGGTCAGCCCGGACGCCGCTTTCCTGGATAAAGTCGCCGCCAGCATCGAGAAGCTGCTGCCGACCATGGAGCGCGCCGAGATCATCCGCACCTCGCTGACCAATCGTGGCGCGCTGATCCTTGTCGCCGACCAGGAGCAGGCCTGCCAGGTTGCCAACCGCATCGCCCCGGAACACCTGGAGCTGTCAGTGGCCGACCCGGAAAGCTGGCTGCCGAAGATTCGCCATGCCGGTGCCATCTTCATGGGCCGCTACACCGCCGAGGCGCTGGGCGACTACTGCGCCGGCCCGAATCACGTGCTGCCGACCTCCGGCACCGCGCGTTTCTCTTCTCCGCTGGGTGTGTACGACTTCCAGAAGCGCTCCTCGATCATCTTCTGCTCCGCGCCGGGCGCTTCCGAGCTGGGCAAGACCGCTTCGATCCTGGCTCGTGGCGAGTCGCTGACCGCCCACGCGCGCAGTGCAGAGTTCCGCATCCTTGACGGCAAGAGTGAGTAA
- the hisG gene encoding ATP phosphoribosyltransferase, translating into MLTIALSKGRILDDTLPLLAAAGIVPTENPDKSRKLIIPTTLDDVRLLIVRATDVPTYVEHGAADLGVAGKDVLMEYGGQGLYEPLDLKIANCKLMTAGAVGAPEPKGRLRVATKFVNVAKRYYAEQGRQVDVIKLYGSMELAPLIGLADKIIDVVDTGNTLRANGLEPQELIAHISSRLVVNKASMKMQHARIQALIDTLREAVESRHRA; encoded by the coding sequence ATGCTGACGATTGCCCTGTCCAAGGGCCGTATCCTCGACGACACCCTGCCGCTGCTTGCAGCGGCGGGCATTGTGCCGACCGAGAATCCGGACAAGAGCCGCAAGCTGATCATCCCCACCACCCTCGATGACGTGCGCCTGCTGATCGTGCGCGCCACCGACGTGCCGACCTACGTCGAGCATGGCGCCGCCGACCTCGGCGTGGCGGGCAAGGACGTGCTCATGGAGTACGGTGGCCAGGGCCTGTACGAGCCGCTGGACCTGAAGATCGCCAACTGCAAGCTGATGACCGCCGGTGCGGTCGGCGCGCCGGAGCCCAAGGGCCGCCTGCGCGTGGCCACCAAGTTCGTCAACGTCGCCAAGCGCTACTACGCCGAACAGGGCCGCCAGGTCGACGTGATCAAGCTGTACGGCTCCATGGAGCTGGCACCGCTGATCGGCCTCGCCGACAAGATCATCGACGTGGTCGACACCGGCAACACCCTGCGTGCGAATGGCCTGGAGCCCCAGGAGCTGATCGCGCACATCAGCTCGCGCCTGGTGGTGAACAAGGCTTCGATGAAGATGCAGCATGCTCGCATCCAGGCGCTGATCGACACCCTGCGCGAAGCAGTGGAGTCTCGACACCGGGCGTAA
- the mltB gene encoding lytic murein transglycosylase B, protein MRRIAFALPLLVLISACSSKPTPAPQPAQKPKTPTLITPSAHPAFGSVQPITPLRGDYANNANANRFIDMMVSKHGFNRQDLHDLFAQTQELDWVIRLMDRQAPTYTPPSGPNGAWLRYRKKFITPDNVQKGVQFWNEYEADLQRASRTYGVPPEIIVGIIGVETRWGRVMGKTRIIDALATLSFSYPRRAEFFSGELEQFLLQARKEGDNPLEMRGSYAGAMGYGQFMPSSFTQYAVDFDGDGHRDLWNPRDAIGSVANYFKQHGWVTGDAVAIPAIGQARSLEDGFKTQYSISALSAAGLRPQGSLGNHQTASLLRLDMGNTYQYWYGLPNFYVITRYNHSTHYAMAVWELGKAVDRQRHGYR, encoded by the coding sequence ATGCGCCGCATCGCTTTCGCCCTGCCTTTACTCGTCCTGATCTCTGCGTGCAGCAGCAAACCGACTCCCGCACCACAACCGGCCCAGAAGCCCAAGACGCCCACCCTGATCACGCCCAGCGCCCACCCGGCGTTCGGATCGGTGCAGCCGATCACCCCGTTGCGCGGCGACTACGCGAACAATGCCAACGCCAATCGCTTCATCGACATGATGGTGAGCAAGCACGGCTTCAATCGGCAGGACCTGCACGATCTGTTTGCGCAGACCCAGGAACTGGACTGGGTGATCCGCCTGATGGACCGCCAGGCACCGACCTACACCCCGCCCAGCGGCCCGAACGGCGCCTGGCTGCGCTACCGGAAGAAGTTCATCACCCCGGATAACGTGCAGAAGGGCGTGCAGTTCTGGAACGAATACGAAGCGGACCTGCAACGCGCCTCGCGCACCTATGGAGTACCACCGGAAATCATCGTCGGCATCATCGGCGTGGAAACCCGCTGGGGCCGCGTGATGGGCAAGACGCGGATCATCGACGCGCTGGCCACCCTGTCGTTCTCCTACCCGCGCCGCGCCGAATTCTTCAGCGGCGAGCTGGAGCAGTTCCTCCTCCAGGCGCGCAAGGAAGGCGACAACCCGCTGGAGATGCGCGGTTCCTACGCCGGCGCCATGGGCTACGGGCAGTTCATGCCCTCCTCCTTCACCCAGTATGCGGTGGACTTCGACGGCGACGGCCACCGCGACCTGTGGAACCCGCGCGACGCCATCGGCAGCGTGGCCAACTACTTCAAGCAGCACGGCTGGGTCACCGGCGATGCGGTGGCGATCCCCGCCATCGGCCAGGCCCGTTCGCTGGAAGACGGCTTCAAGACCCAGTACTCGATCAGCGCACTGTCCGCCGCCGGCCTGCGCCCGCAGGGCTCACTGGGCAATCACCAGACCGCCAGCCTGCTGCGCCTGGACATGGGCAACACCTACCAGTACTGGTACGGCCTGCCGAACTTCTACGTGATCACCCGCTACAACCACAGCACGCACTACGCCATGGCAGTGTGGGAACTGGGCAAGGCGGTCGACCGACAGCGCCACGGTTACCGATAA
- the hisC gene encoding histidinol-phosphate transaminase produces the protein MSKFWSPFVKELVPYVPGEQPKLAKLVKLNTNENPYGPSPKVVAAIQAELNDTLRLYPDPNADRLKQTIAQYHGVKTSQVFVGNGSDEVLAHAFHALFQHGKPLLFPDVTYSFYPVYCGLYGIESEALPLDEQFQICVEDYARPNGGIIFPNPNAPTGCLLPLEAIERLLQASPDSVVLVDEAYVDFGGETAISLVNRYPNLLVAQTLSKSRSLAGLRVGFAVGHEDLIEALERVKNSFNSYPLDRLALAGAVASFEDQAYFEQTRNAVIHSREKLVAELKTLGFDVLPSAANFIFARHPQRDGAELAAALREEGVIVRHFKQQRINQFLRISIGTEEQNQALIEALRLKL, from the coding sequence ATGAGCAAATTCTGGAGTCCCTTCGTCAAGGAACTGGTGCCCTACGTTCCGGGCGAGCAGCCCAAGCTGGCGAAGCTGGTCAAGCTGAACACCAACGAGAACCCTTACGGCCCGTCGCCGAAGGTGGTCGCCGCGATCCAGGCCGAGCTGAACGACACGCTGCGCCTGTATCCGGATCCGAATGCCGACCGCCTGAAGCAGACCATCGCCCAGTACCACGGCGTGAAGACCTCCCAGGTCTTTGTCGGCAACGGCTCGGACGAAGTCCTGGCCCACGCTTTCCACGCGCTGTTCCAGCACGGCAAGCCGTTGCTGTTCCCCGACGTGACCTACAGCTTCTATCCAGTCTACTGCGGCCTCTACGGCATCGAGTCCGAGGCGCTGCCGCTGGACGAGCAGTTCCAGATTTGCGTCGAGGACTATGCGCGCCCGAACGGCGGCATCATCTTCCCCAACCCCAACGCGCCCACCGGTTGCCTGCTGCCGCTCGAAGCCATCGAACGCCTGCTGCAAGCCAGCCCGGACAGCGTGGTGCTGGTGGACGAGGCCTACGTCGACTTTGGCGGCGAGACCGCGATCTCCCTGGTCAACCGCTACCCGAACCTGCTGGTGGCGCAGACCCTGTCCAAATCGCGCTCCCTGGCGGGCCTGCGGGTCGGCTTCGCGGTCGGCCATGAAGACCTGATCGAGGCGCTGGAGCGGGTGAAGAACAGCTTCAACTCCTACCCGCTGGACCGCCTGGCGCTAGCTGGTGCAGTAGCGTCTTTCGAGGATCAGGCCTACTTCGAGCAGACCCGCAATGCAGTTATCCACAGCCGCGAGAAGCTGGTGGCCGAACTCAAGACCCTGGGCTTCGACGTACTGCCGTCGGCGGCGAACTTCATCTTCGCCCGCCACCCGCAGCGTGACGGCGCCGAACTGGCTGCAGCGCTGCGTGAGGAAGGCGTGATCGTGCGCCACTTCAAGCAGCAGCGGATCAATCAGTTCCTGCGTATCAGCATCGGCACTGAGGAGCAGAACCAGGCTCTGATCGAGGCCCTGCGGCTGAAACTGTAA
- a CDS encoding alpha/beta hydrolase, producing MTTREIPLFLDGPEGQLEALHLATPDAKGVALICHPHPLFAGTMQNKVVATLQRAARDAGYATLRFNFRGVGQSAGSYAEGRGEIDDVLVAARWLAGQHPGLPLTLMGFSFGSCVAGNAAERLEEQGAELAQLFMLAPPVERFDVDLPERCPLTVIQPEADEVVTPERVYAWSAELTKAHELIRIPECSHFFHGKLIELKDLIQARLA from the coding sequence TTGACCACCCGCGAAATCCCCCTGTTCCTCGATGGCCCCGAAGGCCAACTGGAAGCCCTGCACCTCGCCACACCTGACGCCAAGGGTGTCGCGCTGATCTGCCATCCGCACCCGCTATTCGCTGGCACCATGCAGAACAAGGTGGTCGCCACCCTGCAACGCGCCGCACGGGATGCAGGATACGCCACCCTGCGTTTCAATTTTCGTGGCGTGGGTCAGAGCGCCGGCAGTTATGCCGAAGGTCGCGGTGAGATCGACGACGTGCTGGTCGCCGCGCGCTGGCTGGCCGGGCAGCATCCGGGTCTGCCGCTGACGCTGATGGGCTTCTCCTTCGGTTCCTGCGTGGCCGGCAATGCTGCCGAGCGCCTGGAAGAGCAGGGCGCTGAACTCGCACAGCTGTTCATGCTGGCGCCGCCAGTGGAGCGCTTCGACGTCGACCTGCCCGAGCGCTGCCCGCTGACGGTGATCCAGCCCGAAGCCGACGAAGTGGTTACGCCCGAGCGTGTCTACGCCTGGAGTGCGGAGCTCACCAAGGCCCACGAACTGATCCGCATCCCCGAGTGCAGCCATTTCTTCCACGGCAAGCTGATCGAGCTCAAGGACCTGATACAGGCCCGGCTCGCCTAG
- the cysN gene encoding sulfate adenylyltransferase subunit CysN produces the protein MSHQSDLISEDILAYLAQHERKELLRFLTCGNVDDGKSTLIGRLLHDSKMIYEDHLEAITKDSKKVGTTGDEVDLALLVDGLQAEREQGITIDVAYRYFSTAKRKFIIADTPGHEQYTRNMATGASTCDLAIILIDARYGVQTQTRRHSFIASLLGIKHIVVAINKMDLKGFDEGVFEEIKADYLQFAEKINLKTNSLHFVPMSALKGDNVVNKSERSPWYTGQSLMEILETVEVAGDRNLDDMRFPVQYVNRPNLNFRGFAGTLASGIVRKGDEVIALPSGKGSKVKSIVTFEGELEQAGPGQAITLTLEDEIDVSRGDMLVHADNRPQVTDGFDAMLVWMAEEPMLPGKKYDIKRATSYVPGSIPSITHKVDVNTLEETAASELKLNEIARVKVSLDAPIALDGYEQNRTTGAFIVVDRLTNGTVGAGMIIAAPQATHGAAVHHGSGHVARDERAARFGQQPATVLFSGLSGAGKSTLAYAVERKLFDMGRAVYVLDGQNLRHDLNKGLPQDRAGRNENWQRTAHVAKQFNEAGLISLCAFVAPSAEGRAQTKALIGAERFITVYVQASPQVCRERDPQGLYAAGQDNIPGESFPYDVPLDADLVIDTQSQSVEEGVKAVLDLLRQRGAI, from the coding sequence ATGTCGCATCAATCCGATCTGATCAGCGAGGATATCCTCGCCTACCTGGCCCAGCACGAGCGCAAGGAACTCCTGCGCTTCCTCACCTGTGGCAACGTCGACGACGGCAAGAGCACCCTGATCGGGCGCCTGCTGCACGATTCCAAGATGATCTACGAGGACCACCTCGAGGCCATCACCAAGGATTCCAAGAAAGTCGGCACCACCGGCGACGAGGTTGACCTGGCGCTGCTCGTGGATGGCCTGCAGGCCGAGCGCGAGCAGGGCATCACCATCGACGTGGCGTACCGCTACTTCAGCACCGCCAAGCGCAAGTTCATCATCGCCGACACCCCCGGCCATGAGCAGTACACCCGCAACATGGCTACCGGCGCCTCCACCTGCGACCTGGCCATCATCCTGATCGACGCCCGCTACGGCGTGCAGACCCAGACGCGCCGGCACAGCTTCATTGCCTCGCTGCTGGGCATCAAGCACATCGTCGTCGCCATCAACAAGATGGACCTCAAGGGTTTCGACGAGGGTGTGTTCGAGGAGATCAAGGCCGACTACCTGCAGTTCGCCGAGAAGATCAACCTCAAGACCAATTCCCTGCACTTCGTGCCGATGTCGGCGCTGAAGGGCGACAACGTGGTCAACAAGTCCGAGCGCTCGCCGTGGTACACCGGCCAGTCGCTGATGGAAATCCTCGAGACCGTGGAAGTCGCGGGCGACCGCAACCTCGACGACATGCGCTTCCCGGTGCAGTACGTCAACCGTCCGAACCTGAACTTCCGCGGCTTCGCCGGCACCCTGGCGAGCGGCATCGTGCGCAAGGGCGACGAAGTCATCGCCCTGCCATCGGGCAAGGGCAGCAAGGTCAAGTCCATCGTCACCTTCGAAGGCGAGTTGGAACAGGCCGGCCCGGGCCAGGCCATCACCCTGACCCTGGAAGACGAGATCGACGTCTCCCGCGGCGACATGCTGGTCCACGCCGACAACCGTCCGCAGGTCACCGACGGCTTTGACGCCATGCTGGTGTGGATGGCCGAAGAGCCGATGCTGCCGGGCAAGAAGTACGACATCAAGCGCGCCACCAGCTACGTGCCCGGCTCGATTCCGAGCATCACTCACAAGGTGGACGTGAACACCCTGGAAGAGACCGCCGCCAGCGAACTCAAGCTCAACGAGATCGCCCGCGTGAAGGTCAGCCTGGATGCTCCGATTGCGCTGGACGGCTACGAACAGAATCGCACCACCGGTGCCTTCATCGTGGTCGACCGCCTGACCAACGGCACCGTCGGCGCGGGCATGATCATCGCTGCTCCGCAGGCGACCCATGGCGCCGCCGTGCACCACGGCAGTGGTCATGTCGCCCGTGACGAGCGTGCTGCGCGCTTCGGCCAGCAGCCGGCTACCGTGCTGTTCAGCGGCCTCTCCGGCGCTGGCAAGAGCACCCTGGCCTACGCCGTGGAGCGCAAGCTGTTCGACATGGGCCGCGCGGTCTATGTGCTGGACGGCCAGAACCTGCGCCACGACCTCAACAAGGGCCTGCCGCAGGACCGCGCCGGTCGCAACGAGAACTGGCAGCGCACCGCCCATGTGGCCAAGCAGTTCAACGAAGCCGGCCTGATCAGCCTGTGCGCTTTCGTCGCCCCGAGCGCCGAAGGGCGCGCGCAGACCAAGGCGCTGATCGGAGCCGAACGCTTCATCACCGTCTACGTCCAGGCTTCCCCGCAGGTCTGCCGCGAACGCGACCCGCAAGGCCTGTATGCCGCCGGCCAGGACAATATCCCGGGCGAGTCCTTCCCCTACGACGTGCCGCTGGATGCCGATCTGGTGATCGACACCCAGAGCCAGTCGGTGGAAGAGGGCGTCAAGGCTGTCCTCGACCTGCTGCGCCAGCGCGGCGCGATCTGA
- the algW gene encoding Do family serine endopeptidase AlgW, with protein MLKALRFLGWPVLVGVLLALLIIQHNPQWVGLPQQEVHLQQAPLLSRLQQGPVSYADAVTRSSPAVANLYTTKMVSKPNNSMLDDPLFRRFFGDNLPQQKRMESSLGSAVIMSPEGYLLTNNHVTSGADQIVVALRDGRETIARLVGSDPETDLAVLKIDLKDLPSIMLGRSDGIRTGDVCLAIGNPFGVGQTVTMGIISATGRNQLGLNTYEDFIQTDAAINPGNSGGALVDANGNLIGINTAIFSKSGGSQGIGFAIPTKLALEVMQSIIEHGQVIRGWLGVEVQPLTPELAESFDLKDKAGIVVAGVYRDGPAAKAGLLPGDIILNIDGEAASDGRRSMNQVARTKPGEKITIEVLRNGKPVTLNAEVGLRPPPAPNAN; from the coding sequence ATGCTGAAGGCCCTGCGTTTCCTCGGCTGGCCCGTGCTGGTTGGCGTCCTGTTGGCGCTGCTGATCATCCAGCATAACCCGCAATGGGTCGGCCTTCCGCAGCAGGAAGTGCACCTGCAACAGGCCCCGCTGCTCAGCCGCCTGCAGCAGGGCCCGGTCAGCTACGCCGACGCCGTGACCCGCTCCTCGCCGGCCGTGGCCAACCTCTACACCACCAAGATGGTCAGCAAGCCGAACAACTCGATGCTCGACGACCCGCTGTTCCGGCGCTTCTTCGGCGATAACCTGCCGCAGCAGAAGCGCATGGAGTCGAGCCTGGGTTCGGCGGTGATCATGAGCCCCGAAGGCTACCTGCTGACCAACAACCACGTGACCTCCGGCGCCGACCAGATTGTCGTGGCCCTGCGTGACGGTCGCGAGACCATCGCCCGCCTGGTGGGCAGCGATCCGGAGACCGATCTGGCGGTCCTGAAGATCGACCTCAAGGACCTGCCCTCGATCATGCTCGGCCGCTCCGACGGCATCCGTACCGGCGACGTCTGCCTTGCCATCGGCAACCCCTTCGGCGTCGGCCAGACCGTCACCATGGGCATCATCAGCGCCACCGGCCGCAACCAGCTCGGCCTGAACACCTACGAAGACTTCATCCAGACCGACGCCGCGATCAACCCCGGCAACTCCGGCGGTGCGCTGGTGGACGCCAACGGCAACCTGATCGGCATCAACACCGCGATCTTCTCCAAGTCCGGCGGCTCCCAGGGCATCGGCTTTGCTATCCCGACCAAGCTGGCCCTGGAGGTCATGCAGTCGATCATCGAGCACGGCCAGGTGATCCGCGGCTGGCTCGGCGTCGAAGTGCAGCCGCTGACCCCGGAACTGGCCGAATCCTTCGACCTCAAGGACAAGGCCGGCATCGTCGTCGCCGGTGTTTACCGCGACGGCCCCGCCGCCAAGGCCGGCCTGCTGCCGGGCGACATCATCCTGAACATCGATGGCGAGGCCGCCAGCGATGGCCGCCGCTCGATGAACCAGGTAGCGCGCACCAAGCCGGGCGAAAAGATCACCATCGAAGTGCTACGCAACGGCAAGCCGGTAACGCTCAACGCCGAAGTCGGCCTGCGTCCGCCGCCGGCCCCCAACGCCAACTGA
- the cysD gene encoding sulfate adenylyltransferase subunit CysD — protein sequence MVDKLTHLKQLEAESIHIIREVAAEFDNPVMLYSIGKDSAVMLHLARKAFFPGKLPFPVMHVDTRWKFQEMYSFRTKMVEELGLDLITHINPDGVAQDINPFTHGSAKHTDIMKTEGLKQALDKYGFDAAFGGARRDEEKSRAKERVYSFRDSKHRWDPKNQRPELWNVYNGKVKKGESIRVFPLSNWTELDIWQYIYLEQIPIVPLYFAEEREVIEMNGSLIMIDDERILEHLTPEQKASIQKKMVRFRTLGCYPLTGAVESTATSLPEIIQEMLLTRTSERQGRVIDHDAAGSMEEKKRQGYF from the coding sequence ATGGTCGACAAACTGACGCATCTGAAACAGCTGGAGGCCGAGAGCATCCACATCATCCGCGAGGTCGCCGCCGAGTTCGACAACCCGGTGATGCTGTACTCGATCGGCAAGGACAGCGCGGTGATGCTCCACCTCGCGCGCAAGGCTTTCTTCCCCGGCAAGCTGCCGTTCCCGGTGATGCATGTCGACACCCGCTGGAAATTCCAGGAGATGTACAGCTTCCGCACCAAGATGGTCGAGGAACTGGGCCTGGACCTGATCACCCACATCAACCCCGATGGCGTGGCGCAGGACATCAACCCCTTCACCCATGGCAGTGCCAAGCACACCGACATCATGAAGACCGAGGGCCTCAAGCAGGCGCTCGACAAGTACGGCTTCGACGCCGCCTTCGGTGGTGCCCGCCGCGACGAGGAGAAGTCCCGCGCCAAGGAGCGGGTGTACTCGTTCCGCGACAGCAAGCACCGCTGGGACCCGAAGAACCAGCGCCCGGAACTGTGGAACGTCTATAACGGCAAGGTGAAGAAGGGCGAGTCGATCCGCGTCTTCCCGCTCTCCAACTGGACCGAGCTGGACATCTGGCAGTACATCTACCTCGAGCAGATCCCGATCGTTCCGCTGTACTTCGCCGAAGAGCGCGAAGTCATCGAGATGAACGGCTCGCTGATCATGATCGACGACGAACGCATTCTCGAGCACCTCACGCCCGAGCAGAAGGCCAGCATCCAGAAGAAGATGGTGCGTTTCCGCACCCTGGGCTGCTACCCGCTGACTGGCGCGGTGGAGTCGACCGCTACTTCGCTGCCGGAAATCATCCAGGAAATGCTGCTGACTCGGACTTCCGAGCGCCAGGGCCGGGTCATCGACCACGACGCCGCTGGCTCTATGGAAGAAAAGAAACGTCAGGGCTACTTCTAA
- a CDS encoding YhcB family protein → MEQSLTTWLLPLLALIVGVGIGFLIARLLPNAAPNKLQRQVDDMQDRFDSYQREVVTHFSTSASLMKKLTQSYQDVQEHLSEGAERLALDEQTKQRLLAALHADEYPERRERLTPPANNEVPKDYAPKTGDGPGTLDETYGLKSKY, encoded by the coding sequence GTGGAACAGTCCCTCACCACCTGGTTGCTGCCGCTACTCGCCCTGATCGTCGGGGTCGGCATCGGCTTTCTGATCGCCCGCCTGCTGCCCAACGCCGCGCCCAACAAGCTGCAGCGTCAGGTGGACGACATGCAGGATCGTTTCGATAGCTACCAGCGCGAAGTGGTGACCCACTTCAGCACCTCCGCCAGCCTGATGAAGAAGCTCACCCAGAGCTATCAGGATGTGCAGGAGCACCTGTCCGAGGGCGCCGAGCGCCTGGCCCTGGACGAACAGACCAAACAGCGCCTGCTGGCGGCCCTGCATGCCGACGAATACCCCGAGCGCCGCGAGCGCCTGACCCCGCCGGCAAACAACGAAGTGCCCAAGGACTATGCGCCCAAGACCGGCGACGGCCCGGGTACCCTGGACGAGACGTACGGGCTGAAAAGCAAGTACTGA